Proteins encoded by one window of Selenihalanaerobacter shriftii:
- the murG gene encoding undecaprenyldiphospho-muramoylpentapeptide beta-N-acetylglucosaminyltransferase: MKVIITGGGTGGHIYPGLAIAKSIEDKYSQAKILFVGNADGLEADIVPQVGYELATISSKGLPRKISLDILKSLFLSGVGVWQARSLITSFQPNIVIGTGGYVSGPVMLVAALLKEKTIIHEQNAYPGLTNKLLARLVDKVALSSQDAKEHFNVSTDLIWTGNPIRKEVIQAKKKESCQELGLDIEKKIILVFGGSRGAKSINQAMKAVYKLAQKNSQIQVLHITGKNDFHRVKEDATTLGISELEKGNIIIKSYLYNMAAGLAAADLVISRAGATGLAEITARGIPAILIPYPYAAENHQEHNARSLEKRGAAKVILDDELTGEKLVKEVNNLIFDQDKLKSMAQASKKLGKPEAVENILRLVEELI, encoded by the coding sequence ATGAAGGTAATTATTACTGGTGGTGGAACTGGAGGGCATATCTATCCTGGTTTAGCTATTGCTAAAAGTATTGAAGATAAATATTCGCAAGCTAAAATTTTATTTGTCGGTAATGCCGACGGTTTAGAAGCAGATATAGTTCCGCAAGTAGGTTATGAATTAGCTACTATTTCTAGTAAAGGTTTACCAAGAAAGATTTCATTAGATATTTTAAAGAGCTTATTTTTAAGTGGAGTAGGTGTTTGGCAAGCTAGGAGTCTAATTACCTCTTTTCAACCGAATATAGTAATTGGAACCGGAGGGTATGTTAGTGGTCCAGTGATGTTAGTGGCGGCTTTACTTAAAGAGAAGACAATTATTCATGAGCAAAATGCCTATCCCGGATTGACTAATAAATTATTGGCAAGATTAGTAGATAAAGTAGCATTAAGTAGTCAGGATGCTAAGGAACATTTTAATGTAAGTACTGATTTAATTTGGACTGGAAATCCGATTCGCAAAGAGGTTATTCAAGCTAAGAAAAAAGAAAGTTGTCAAGAATTAGGTCTAGATATCGAAAAGAAAATAATATTAGTTTTTGGAGGTAGTAGAGGGGCTAAGAGTATTAATCAGGCTATGAAGGCTGTTTATAAATTAGCTCAAAAAAACTCACAAATTCAAGTTTTACATATTACTGGCAAGAATGATTTTCATCGTGTTAAAGAAGATGCTACTACTTTGGGTATATCTGAATTGGAAAAGGGCAATATTATTATTAAGTCTTATCTATATAATATGGCAGCCGGTTTAGCAGCAGCAGATTTAGTGATTTCTAGAGCAGGAGCTACAGGTTTAGCAGAAATAACTGCTAGAGGTATTCCTGCTATTTTAATTCCTTATCCTTATGCTGCTGAGAATCATCAAGAACATAATGCTCGTTCTTTAGAAAAAAGAGGTGCAGCTAAAGTGATTTTAGATGATGAGTTAACAGGTGAAAAATTAGTTAAAGAAGTTAATAATTTGATTTTTGACCAAGATAAATTAAAGTCAATGGCACAAGCCAGTAAAAAATTGGGAAAGCCAGAAGCTGTAGAGAATATATTGAGGTTGGTTGAAGAATTAATTTAA
- the murC gene encoding UDP-N-acetylmuramate--L-alanine ligase: MEGKDRIHLIGVGGIGMSGIANLLIDLDYEVSGSDLKDSEIIFKLRSKGAQIHIGHSAENIEEVDIVVFSSAIPEDNPELLEAKEKGLPILKRAEMVAKLMKRQKGIAISGTHGKTTTTSMLTTVLEKNNLDPTVLIGGELDLINGNAKLGNGDYFITEADESDGSLLFMDPETGVVTNIEADHLDYYGSKEAIKDTFIKFLNKLPATGTGIVCLDDEEIIEIVEEIDNDLITYGLNDEANLVAKDVELKKFGSISKIYYQGKKLGKLKLNVPGEHNLTNALATIGIGLHIGLNFEEINSALEEFIGVGRRFEKKGSYRGAVIVDDYAHHPTEIKATLKATKNMNFDRIIAIFQPHRYTRTQFLLEEFSKAFNDADEIIITDIYSAGETPIPGINSEKLVDLIKESTFTKVRLISELDEIYEYLKSMTEAGDLILTLGAGNIYKVGERLASAQVGIELEDSSELTMGV; the protein is encoded by the coding sequence ATGGAAGGAAAAGATAGGATCCACTTAATTGGAGTTGGAGGGATTGGCATGAGTGGAATTGCCAATCTTTTGATTGATCTAGATTATGAAGTAAGCGGTTCAGATCTTAAAGATTCAGAAATTATTTTTAAATTACGTAGTAAAGGTGCACAAATTCATATCGGTCATAGTGCTGAAAACATTGAAGAGGTAGATATTGTAGTATTTTCTTCAGCAATTCCTGAAGATAACCCTGAATTATTAGAAGCTAAAGAAAAAGGATTGCCTATCTTAAAACGAGCAGAGATGGTAGCTAAATTGATGAAACGGCAAAAAGGAATAGCTATTTCTGGAACTCATGGTAAAACAACAACAACTTCTATGCTAACGACTGTTTTAGAAAAAAACAATTTAGATCCTACAGTTCTAATAGGAGGGGAATTAGATTTAATTAATGGAAATGCTAAATTAGGAAATGGAGATTATTTTATAACAGAAGCTGATGAGAGTGATGGATCTTTATTATTCATGGATCCAGAAACTGGAGTAGTAACTAATATTGAAGCAGATCATTTAGATTATTATGGGTCTAAGGAAGCAATTAAGGATACTTTTATTAAATTTTTAAATAAACTACCTGCAACCGGAACCGGAATAGTCTGTTTAGATGATGAGGAGATTATTGAGATAGTAGAAGAAATAGATAATGATTTGATTACTTATGGTTTAAATGATGAAGCAAATTTAGTTGCTAAAGATGTTGAGTTAAAGAAATTTGGATCAATTTCTAAAATTTATTATCAAGGCAAGAAACTAGGTAAGTTAAAATTAAATGTACCAGGGGAACATAATTTAACTAATGCTTTAGCTACTATTGGTATTGGTCTACATATTGGGTTAAATTTTGAAGAAATAAATAGTGCTTTAGAAGAATTTATAGGAGTAGGTAGAAGGTTTGAAAAGAAAGGGAGTTATAGAGGGGCAGTAATAGTCGATGATTATGCTCATCATCCTACAGAAATCAAAGCTACTTTAAAGGCTACTAAGAATATGAATTTTGATCGAATAATTGCTATTTTTCAACCACATAGGTATACTAGAACTCAATTTTTATTAGAAGAGTTTAGTAAAGCTTTTAATGACGCTGATGAAATAATTATTACTGATATTTATTCGGCAGGTGAAACTCCAATTCCAGGGATTAATTCTGAAAAGTTAGTAGATTTAATTAAAGAATCAACTTTTACTAAGGTAAGGTTGATCTCTGAATTAGATGAGATTTATGAATACCTTAAAAGCATGACAGAAGCCGGTGATTTAATCTTAACTTTAGGGGCTGGTAATATTTATAAAGTAGGTGAAAGGTTAGCATCAGCTCAAGTCGGGATTGAATTGGAAGATTCTAGTGAATTAACTATGGGGGTTTAG
- the murB gene encoding UDP-N-acetylmuramate dehydrogenase, whose protein sequence is MKVIHKDKLQEIVKGETRLNEPLKFHTSFRVGGPAEVLVIPQDVQDLKRIISYLNSQNIKYIAIGNGTNLLINDDGLSGVVIKIAGNINHIKIDEDIIYAGAGAILPTVTKRASQQGLSGLEFAAGLPATVGGATVMNAGIGSLNDMSEIVRKVRIISSTGELKVFSQKECKFEYRSSRFQVEDCIIIEVEFKLKHADPKEIKSKIKELISKRKSSQPLNFPNAGCIFKNPESDYAGRLIDEVGAKGMRIGGAKVSEKHANFIVNTGDATAQNIIDLINKVQNLITKEYGIELEKEVKFL, encoded by the coding sequence ATGAAAGTAATTCATAAGGATAAATTACAAGAGATAGTTAAAGGAGAAACTAGATTAAATGAACCGTTAAAATTTCATACATCGTTTCGAGTAGGTGGACCTGCTGAAGTTTTAGTTATTCCTCAGGATGTTCAAGATTTAAAAAGAATTATAAGTTACTTAAATAGCCAAAATATTAAATATATTGCGATTGGAAATGGAACAAATTTGCTGATAAATGATGATGGTCTTTCTGGAGTGGTAATTAAAATAGCTGGAAATATAAATCATATTAAGATAGACGAAGATATAATTTATGCTGGAGCTGGTGCTATTCTACCAACAGTAACTAAAAGAGCTTCTCAGCAAGGATTAAGTGGTTTAGAGTTTGCAGCTGGGTTACCTGCCACAGTAGGAGGAGCTACTGTTATGAATGCTGGAATTGGTAGCCTTAATGATATGAGTGAAATTGTAAGGAAAGTACGTATAATTTCATCTACTGGAGAATTAAAAGTATTTTCACAAAAAGAATGTAAATTTGAATATAGAAGTAGTAGATTTCAAGTTGAAGATTGCATTATTATAGAGGTAGAGTTTAAATTGAAGCATGCAGACCCGAAAGAGATTAAAAGCAAGATTAAAGAATTAATTAGTAAACGAAAGAGTAGCCAACCTCTCAATTTTCCTAATGCTGGTTGCATATTTAAGAATCCTGAATCAGACTATGCTGGAAGATTAATTGATGAAGTTGGTGCTAAAGGCATGCGGATTGGTGGTGCCAAAGTTTCTGAAAAGCACGCGAATTTTATTGTGAATACAGGAGATGCTACTGCTCAAAATATAATAGATTTAATCAATAAAGTTCAAAATTTAATTACAAAAGAGTATGGAATTGAATTAGAAAAAGAGGTTAAATTTTTATAG
- the murA gene encoding UDP-N-acetylglucosamine 1-carboxyvinyltransferase, translating into MDSFIVQGGNRLIGEVEISGAKNAVLPILAGTVLSSGKNVIREIPLLRDVKVMKEVLGTLGADVSQENDVISVDSSLIDSCEIPEYLMRKMRATIFLMGPLLARFNEVRISQPGGCSIGPRPIDLHIKGLKALGVEFTEGHGYLEGKADELVGADIHLDFPSVGATENIMMAATKAKGTTIIRNAAKEPEIIDLQNFLNGMGAQIRGAGTDLIKIKGVQKLESIDYTVIPDRIETGTFMVAAAITNGDILLNNVIPEHVEPIIAKLIEAGVEVKHNQDQIKVTGVPKVKAVDVKTLPYPGFATDMQPQFMTMLSVAEGTSVVTETIFENRLKHADELRRMGADIRIESRSAIINGIERLSGSVVEASDLRAGAALVLAGLLAKGETRIDSIYHIDRGYENLESKINNLGGQITRLSTTSV; encoded by the coding sequence GTGGATAGTTTTATAGTTCAAGGAGGTAATAGGTTAATTGGTGAAGTGGAAATTAGTGGTGCTAAGAATGCTGTTTTACCCATCTTGGCAGGCACAGTACTATCTTCAGGCAAAAATGTGATTCGTGAAATTCCTTTATTGCGTGATGTAAAAGTAATGAAGGAAGTACTAGGTACTTTAGGAGCAGATGTCAGTCAAGAAAATGATGTGATATCTGTTGATTCTAGTTTGATAGACTCTTGTGAAATCCCTGAATATTTAATGAGAAAGATGAGAGCAACTATCTTTTTAATGGGACCGTTATTAGCTAGATTTAATGAAGTGCGGATTTCTCAGCCAGGAGGTTGTAGCATTGGACCGCGACCAATTGATTTACATATAAAAGGATTGAAAGCATTAGGAGTTGAATTTACTGAGGGTCACGGTTATTTAGAAGGTAAGGCTGATGAGTTAGTAGGTGCTGATATTCACCTTGATTTTCCAAGTGTGGGTGCTACTGAGAATATTATGATGGCAGCTACTAAAGCTAAAGGCACTACAATAATTAGAAATGCTGCTAAGGAACCAGAGATTATAGATTTACAGAACTTCTTAAATGGAATGGGAGCTCAAATTAGAGGAGCCGGAACTGATTTGATTAAGATTAAAGGGGTTCAAAAATTAGAATCAATTGATTATACTGTTATTCCTGACCGGATTGAGACTGGAACATTTATGGTAGCAGCTGCCATAACTAATGGTGATATTTTATTAAATAATGTGATTCCAGAACATGTAGAACCAATAATTGCTAAATTGATAGAGGCGGGAGTTGAAGTTAAGCATAACCAAGATCAAATAAAAGTCACAGGAGTTCCAAAGGTGAAAGCTGTTGATGTTAAGACATTACCTTATCCTGGTTTTGCAACTGATATGCAGCCACAATTCATGACAATGCTTTCAGTAGCTGAAGGGACTAGTGTAGTTACTGAAACTATATTTGAGAATCGCCTTAAGCATGCAGATGAATTAAGAAGAATGGGGGCTGATATAAGAATTGAGAGTCGTTCTGCTATTATAAATGGTATCGAAAGATTATCAGGATCTGTTGTAGAAGCTAGTGATTTAAGGGCAGGAGCTGCATTAGTTTTAGCTGGATTATTAGCTAAAGGGGAGACAAGAATAGATAGTATTTATCATATTGACCGCGGTTATGAGAACTTAGAGAGTAAGATTAATAACTTAGGAGGACAGATTACTCGGTTGAGTACTACCTCAGTTTAA
- a CDS encoding D-alanine--D-alanine ligase — translation MDEKVAVVCGGRSAEREISLKTGKAIYKALKSSNIDVIQLDPQADNFHQILKETEIDVAFIALHGRYGEDGTIQGLFEIEDIPYTGSGVLASALAMDKVISKKLFKQEEICTPTFEVLNKNNWQNKDENLVEKLVDNLGLPLVVKPALEGSSLGLSIVDKAEDIINAIDTAFEYDTEILIEEYIDGKEITVGVLGNQELLILPIIEIKPKEGIYDFTAKYTKGMTEFIIPAQIDEEVYRESEKMAYKAYKELKCCGMARVDLILSTNGKPYVLEVNTIPGMTETSLLPQASKAAGIEFTELVIKILEYALE, via the coding sequence ATGGATGAAAAGGTAGCTGTAGTCTGTGGTGGAAGGTCAGCAGAAAGAGAGATTTCATTAAAGACTGGTAAGGCTATTTATAAAGCCTTAAAGTCATCTAATATAGATGTTATTCAATTAGACCCACAGGCTGATAATTTTCACCAAATACTAAAAGAAACTGAAATAGATGTAGCATTTATTGCCCTCCATGGTAGATATGGGGAGGATGGTACAATACAAGGTTTATTTGAAATAGAAGATATTCCTTATACTGGTTCAGGAGTTTTAGCCAGTGCACTGGCTATGGATAAAGTAATTTCTAAAAAGCTATTTAAGCAAGAGGAAATCTGCACTCCTACATTTGAGGTCTTAAATAAAAATAATTGGCAAAATAAAGATGAAAATTTAGTTGAAAAGTTGGTAGATAATTTAGGGTTACCTTTAGTAGTAAAACCTGCATTAGAAGGATCTAGTTTAGGATTATCAATTGTAGATAAAGCAGAAGATATAATTAATGCAATAGATACAGCTTTTGAGTATGACACTGAGATATTAATTGAGGAATACATAGATGGTAAAGAGATTACGGTTGGAGTTTTAGGTAATCAAGAGCTTTTGATTTTACCAATAATAGAAATTAAACCAAAAGAAGGAATTTATGATTTTACAGCTAAATATACAAAAGGGATGACAGAATTTATTATTCCTGCTCAAATAGATGAAGAGGTCTATAGAGAATCAGAAAAGATGGCTTATAAAGCATATAAAGAATTGAAATGTTGTGGTATGGCTAGAGTAGATTTAATACTTTCTACTAACGGAAAGCCATATGTTTTAGAAGTAAATACTATTCCTGGTATGACTGAGACTAGTTTGTTACCACAAGCATCAAAGGCAGCAGGAATTGAATTTACAGAGTTAGTAATTAAGATTTTAGAGTATGCTTTAGAATGA
- a CDS encoding cell division protein FtsQ/DivIB: MQRREYFLISLSLVFIISMLTFINSNFFDLAEIKVSGNKILNNKQVIKFTRLNKGQNIFQLDFDKISSRLMVKPQIEGVILKRHFPSMVRIVVDEREPLVAVLENDSYLLISKKGWIISKVQNSSDLNCPILEGVTIKKNNNKVKVDKKLKMVFQYLSKIDGEFIKLANKIKIKENGNLSLSSNSSIVKFGQPVRVEYKIKLFNQIYDDLNKKGKSFDYINLKYYNNPVIKLK; the protein is encoded by the coding sequence TTGCAAAGAAGGGAATATTTTTTAATTTCTTTGAGTTTAGTTTTTATTATATCTATGTTAACTTTCATAAATTCAAATTTTTTTGATTTAGCTGAAATAAAGGTTAGTGGTAATAAAATTTTGAATAATAAACAAGTAATTAAATTTACAAGATTAAATAAAGGCCAGAATATATTTCAACTCGATTTTGATAAAATAAGTTCAAGATTAATGGTTAAACCACAAATAGAGGGAGTGATTTTAAAACGCCATTTTCCCTCAATGGTAAGAATTGTAGTTGATGAAAGAGAACCATTAGTGGCTGTTTTAGAAAATGATAGTTATCTGTTAATCAGTAAGAAGGGGTGGATTATATCTAAGGTGCAAAATTCATCTGATCTTAATTGTCCTATTTTAGAAGGGGTTACAATTAAGAAAAATAATAATAAGGTGAAAGTTGATAAAAAGTTAAAGATGGTCTTTCAATATTTAAGCAAAATAGATGGAGAATTTATTAAATTAGCCAATAAAATTAAGATAAAAGAGAATGGTAATCTTAGTTTATCTTCTAATTCTAGTATAGTTAAATTTGGACAACCTGTTAGAGTAGAATATAAGATCAAATTATTTAATCAAATATATGATGATCTAAATAAAAAAGGGAAATCATTTGATTATATTAATTTAAAATATTATAATAATCCGGTAATTAAGCTAAAATAA
- the ftsA gene encoding cell division protein FtsA — MTERRIITGLDIGTTKICAIIAEVSNDEILDIIGIGTSPSVGLRKGVVVDIDDTVNSIETAIMNAERMAGIEVDSVYVGIAGSHISSINSHGVVAITGEDKEISQEDIDRVIEASQIVAIPPERKILHVLPRGFVIDGCQNIKHPLGMSGVRLEVETHIVTGSITSIENLIKSVHKVGIDVEDVVLEPLAASQAVLSNSEKELGVVLVDIGGGTTDVAIFKDGSIWYTSVLPVGGDHITSDIAVGLRTPITTAEEIKISDGYASADMVSEDEEVEVLTTSGQDFKKVSRKLLCEIIEPRVDEMFTLVQQEIKESGYDGLLPAGIVITGGASLMKRLAELASDKLELPVRRGIPKKADDLADFASNNIYKVGKQEANISEGSTAIFATGIGLVCYGSEQEPEQPIIKKGQKKEGMNNLLNRVRGWFEDVF; from the coding sequence GTGACAGAACGTAGAATTATAACTGGTTTAGATATCGGTACGACAAAAATATGTGCTATTATAGCTGAGGTTAGTAATGATGAAATTTTAGATATAATTGGGATAGGAACTAGTCCTTCCGTTGGATTAAGAAAAGGTGTGGTAGTTGATATTGATGACACTGTTAATTCAATAGAAACAGCAATTATGAATGCAGAGAGAATGGCTGGGATTGAGGTAGACTCTGTATATGTAGGGATAGCTGGTTCACATATTTCTTCTATAAATAGTCATGGAGTAGTTGCAATTACAGGTGAGGATAAAGAGATTAGTCAAGAAGATATCGATAGAGTAATTGAAGCTTCACAGATTGTAGCTATACCTCCAGAAAGAAAGATCTTACATGTGTTACCGAGAGGCTTTGTGATAGATGGCTGTCAGAATATTAAACATCCATTAGGAATGTCAGGGGTAAGATTAGAGGTGGAAACTCACATAGTTACTGGTTCTATAACCTCAATTGAGAATTTAATTAAAAGTGTACATAAAGTAGGTATAGATGTTGAAGATGTGGTTTTAGAACCTTTAGCAGCTAGTCAAGCGGTCTTATCTAATAGTGAGAAAGAATTAGGTGTGGTTTTAGTTGATATTGGAGGAGGAACTACTGATGTAGCTATCTTTAAGGATGGTAGCATCTGGTATACGTCTGTTCTTCCAGTAGGAGGAGATCATATTACTAGTGATATTGCAGTAGGTCTTCGAACTCCGATTACTACTGCTGAGGAGATTAAAATTAGTGATGGATATGCATCAGCAGATATGGTGAGCGAAGATGAAGAGGTAGAAGTATTAACTACTAGTGGACAAGACTTCAAAAAAGTTTCTCGCAAATTACTTTGTGAAATTATAGAGCCTAGAGTTGATGAAATGTTTACCTTAGTTCAACAAGAAATTAAGGAATCGGGGTATGATGGTCTATTACCTGCTGGGATAGTAATTACTGGTGGAGCTTCATTAATGAAAAGGCTTGCAGAATTAGCTTCTGATAAATTAGAATTACCTGTTAGGAGAGGTATTCCTAAAAAAGCAGATGATCTAGCTGATTTTGCTAGTAATAATATATATAAAGTTGGCAAGCAAGAAGCGAATATATCTGAAGGTAGTACAGCTATATTTGCTACAGGAATAGGATTAGTCTGTTATGGTAGTGAACAAGAACCTGAACAGCCTATTATAAAAAAGGGGCAGAAAAAAGAAGGTATGAATAATTTATTAAATAGAGTTAGAGGTTGGTTTGAAGATGTCTTTTAA
- the ftsZ gene encoding cell division protein FtsZ, with translation MFEFCAETEQFADIKVVGVGGGGNNAINRMIESDLQGVEFVAINTDAQALVSSEASITLQIGEKLTKGLGAGANPEIGHDAAEESRDMIAENLKGSDMVFITAGMGGGTGTGAAPVVAEVAKELGALTVGVVTKPFTVEGRKRMDKAEYGVNNLKEKVDTLIVIPNDRLLEVVEKQTSLLEAFEVADDVLRQGVQGISDLITITGLINLDFADVKTIMTDAGSALMGIGTADGENRAAEAAEKAIDSPLLEASIDGAKGVLLNITGGVDLGLHEANEAAKIVSEVADSNANIILGAVVDEEMENQVKVTVIATGFDEVNQNEVKTAEAGANADQDDYEEELNDIKSFADDDLDIPAFLRKNKE, from the coding sequence ATGTTTGAATTTTGTGCTGAAACAGAACAATTTGCTGATATAAAAGTTGTTGGTGTTGGCGGTGGTGGTAATAATGCTATCAACCGTATGATTGAATCTGATTTACAGGGTGTAGAATTTGTGGCTATTAATACTGATGCACAGGCTTTGGTTTCTTCAGAAGCTAGCATTACTCTTCAGATAGGTGAAAAGTTAACTAAAGGATTAGGAGCTGGTGCTAATCCTGAAATTGGACATGATGCTGCTGAAGAAAGTAGAGATATGATTGCTGAAAACTTAAAAGGATCGGATATGGTATTCATTACTGCTGGTATGGGAGGAGGTACTGGGACAGGTGCTGCTCCAGTAGTAGCAGAGGTGGCTAAAGAATTAGGAGCTTTAACAGTAGGAGTAGTAACTAAACCTTTTACAGTTGAAGGTAGAAAACGAATGGACAAAGCGGAATATGGTGTTAATAATTTAAAAGAGAAAGTTGATACTTTAATCGTTATTCCTAATGATAGATTATTAGAAGTAGTTGAAAAACAGACTTCATTATTAGAAGCATTTGAAGTTGCTGATGATGTTTTACGGCAAGGTGTACAGGGGATCTCTGATTTGATTACTATTACTGGTTTAATTAATTTAGATTTTGCTGATGTAAAAACTATAATGACTGATGCAGGTTCTGCTTTGATGGGAATTGGAACTGCTGATGGAGAAAATAGAGCTGCTGAGGCAGCTGAAAAGGCTATAGATTCTCCTTTATTAGAGGCTTCTATTGATGGAGCTAAAGGTGTCTTATTAAATATTACAGGGGGAGTAGATTTAGGTTTACATGAAGCTAATGAAGCAGCTAAAATAGTATCTGAAGTAGCAGATTCTAATGCTAATATCATATTAGGTGCTGTGGTTGATGAAGAGATGGAAAATCAAGTAAAAGTAACTGTAATCGCTACTGGTTTTGATGAAGTTAACCAAAATGAAGTTAAGACAGCAGAAGCAGGTGCTAATGCAGACCAAGATGACTACGAAGAAGAGTTAAATGATATCAAATCTTTTGCTGATGATGACCTAGATATACCGGCATTTTTAAGAAAAAATAAAGAATAA
- the spoIIGA gene encoding sigma-E processing peptidase SpoIIGA produces MQLTIYFDLVIIINLVMNYLLLWTTARLIKIDYRIWQLSLSAICGTVYTILILFPEMRGWNNIVMYFVISIIMVNVAYIPIKIKKFFKAIGYFYLITFLAAGILMAGYNLNVKSQFSELTGNVNLSLQDTWIFLFSIFILWIVGKFSWRIFQGQVSTESFLVDLFIKFDNQSLKLEGLVDTGNQLSDPLTKTPVIIVELETILDILPENILNIFTEYDLESEIEEIAAVLSNTSWAKRFRLIPFSAIGSQNGLLIGLKPDKVILNLYGEEIVTQSVIIGIYDQQFNQEVSYTALVNPKLVNVAVHN; encoded by the coding sequence ATGCAATTAACTATTTATTTTGATTTAGTAATAATAATTAATTTAGTTATGAATTATTTACTTTTATGGACAACAGCAAGGTTAATAAAAATTGACTATAGGATTTGGCAATTAAGTTTAAGTGCTATTTGTGGCACTGTATATACTATTTTAATTCTATTCCCTGAAATGCGGGGTTGGAATAATATAGTTATGTATTTTGTTATTTCTATAATAATGGTTAATGTAGCTTATATACCAATTAAAATTAAGAAATTTTTTAAAGCTATAGGATATTTTTATTTGATTACTTTTTTAGCTGCTGGGATACTAATGGCAGGGTATAATTTGAATGTTAAATCACAATTTTCAGAATTAACGGGTAATGTTAATCTTTCTTTACAAGATACTTGGATATTTCTATTTAGTATATTTATTTTATGGATAGTTGGTAAATTTAGTTGGAGAATATTTCAAGGGCAAGTTTCAACTGAAAGCTTTTTAGTTGATTTATTTATTAAATTTGATAATCAATCTTTAAAATTAGAAGGATTAGTAGATACAGGAAATCAATTAAGTGATCCCTTAACTAAAACACCTGTAATCATTGTCGAATTAGAGACTATATTGGATATTCTTCCTGAAAATATTCTAAATATTTTCACAGAATATGATTTAGAGTCAGAAATTGAGGAGATTGCTGCTGTTTTAAGTAATACTTCTTGGGCAAAACGTTTTAGATTAATACCATTTTCAGCAATTGGTAGTCAAAATGGATTATTAATTGGATTAAAACCTGATAAAGTTATACTGAATTTATACGGGGAAGAGATAGTTACTCAATCTGTAATAATCGGTATTTATGATCAGCAGTTTAATCAAGAAGTCAGTTATACTGCTTTGGTAAATCCAAAGTTAGTTAATGTAGCGGTTCATAATTAA
- the sigE gene encoding RNA polymerase sporulation sigma factor SigE: protein MLSLVRKVKLLLRIQAIKLLNYLGIQVAKDVFYVGSSEALPPPLSNEEESYLLSKLEEDDNAVRSVLIERNLRLVVYIARKFENTRIDLEDLVSIGTIGLIKAVNTFDVSKKIKLATYASRCIENEILMYLRRNNKKRSEISFDEPLNVDWDGNELKLSDILGTDIDLIYKDIEEDIDRELLLQAMKVLTERERKIMILRFGLSKGKEEMTQKEVANILGISQSYISRLEKRIINKLQREISKMQV from the coding sequence TTGTTATCATTAGTTAGAAAAGTAAAATTATTATTAAGGATTCAAGCTATCAAATTATTAAATTATTTAGGAATTCAAGTAGCAAAAGATGTATTCTATGTAGGTAGTAGTGAAGCTTTACCACCACCTTTATCAAACGAAGAAGAAAGTTATTTGCTTTCTAAGTTAGAAGAAGATGATAATGCAGTACGGAGCGTTTTGATTGAACGTAATTTGCGCTTAGTAGTATACATAGCTCGTAAGTTTGAAAATACAAGAATTGATTTAGAAGATTTAGTTTCTATAGGAACTATCGGTTTAATTAAGGCGGTTAATACTTTTGATGTTAGTAAGAAAATTAAATTGGCTACTTATGCGTCTAGATGTATAGAAAATGAAATTTTAATGTATTTACGTCGCAATAATAAAAAACGATCAGAGATTTCATTTGATGAGCCGTTAAATGTTGATTGGGATGGAAATGAATTGAAATTATCAGATATATTGGGAACAGATATAGATTTAATCTATAAAGATATTGAAGAAGATATCGATAGAGAATTATTATTGCAAGCAATGAAGGTTTTAACTGAAAGAGAAAGGAAGATTATGATTCTAAGGTTTGGTTTGAGTAAGGGCAAGGAAGAAATGACTCAAAAAGAAGTAGCGAATATCTTAGGAATTTCGCAATCATATATTTCCAGATTAGAAAAAAGAATTATTAATAAATTACAAAGAGAAATTTCTAAAATGCAAGTATGA